The sequence tttttttttttttttaaaggttgggATATTCtgaagttattttatatatatatatatatatatatatatatatatatatatatataaactaactaAAAATTGCATTTTCATAGGACGAGCATATTCATCCACCATCTAATATTTATGTcgaatattttgaattaaatataagagtaaattttaaaaaattataaatgctcCATAATTTCGTAAGTTTAGGCTAGCTAGCACTTTATTATCAAAACATTATAAGAAATGGTGTTTTTATTACACatcattttacaaaatattatttactgtAATAGTATTTcgtgttttttcttcatatttttttttaagtcttatttatttatttatttcactcctcaataacctaattttttaagtttttttatataattatgctttgtattttttttctaattttctttatattgtgTTATATACCAATTTTAtggaatttaatatttttttatgttaatttttaatattagattttattgGAAGCAAGacgttattattttatttgtttttataaatttatcccGATCCTATTATTTAAGTTATGgatttaacatattaatttggATTGGCTCTGAGTCACAATTAATACTAGTAGATGGTAAAAATCTTATGCTTTGGAATGGTGAATActcgtttttattttgtttttgcatgcTTAAAAACACCAGGTTCTTTGGAGGCCATTCAATTTGGGAGATTCATGTCAGAAACCAGGAGCTGCTagaatttattattctattttaacACCTTGATTTGTGAAACCCTAACTTTCTTCTGCATCATCCAATTTTAACCCACAATATTATAAACCATTTAATAAAGCTtttcacaaaagaaaaggaaaaaaagttccCAACTCAATCCTACAACTTTCTGAAAGAATTCATGTTCGTTATTGAAGTTGCTTGAATCAAACTGTAACATAGGTCTGATCTTCAATCCcacaaacagtttttttttttttttttttttgaaacgcCAATCTCACTAACAGATTGGGAAGATGATATTTGGACAACATATAAAGAGAAAACAGAGGATGCAAATGAAGGTCCACTGCGTACCATTTGAAGAACTGTACAAACCAGGAAGAGGTGAAGCAGAAGAAAGAATTAAACAACATAGTACTTTTTATAGTAGAACAAGATACATGTCAAAACACAGAAAACTCACACATACAATAGAAGCTAGTGTCTGCTCAGTATATGAAATCCCAGGTATATTCACACTTGCAATCCCACATATGATGAGAGAAACAAATTCAATTAGACCAAGATTTAGGGTATCTTGGTGAATGCCATCTGTGTTTTTTCACAAACATGGCAAAAAATCATTAGGACCCCTTAAATATTTCGTCTCTCCTCTCTGAAGTTTATCCTTcaaacaaacacaaagaaaCAGGTTCCAAATCAACAGAAtcacttgaaagaaaaacaatgaccaTGTATATTAGTATGTCTGCGGTCGTTGTTTGTTCTTGACCACCAAACAGGCTCATAATTTGACATTTAGGCATTCAAACCTTGTCCATTTTTATGGTTAGTAATTAGACTCGCTATTTCTGTGGATCCCTGAAGGGCCCTGTTACTGGGGATTCGTTGCTTGATGTTCCAAGCTCATTGCTTCCAAACTCTTGGCTATTTAATGCCACCTGCCTGAACCTCTTCATATCTGCATTATATGAACTTGCATCATAGTCTGCGCTTCCGTTCGACCCGGAGAAGACTGAGCTCTGGCCAGGCTTCGTACCCTCGTTTAAGTCATCCAGTAACACATCTCCTTCTAATGCACGTGATACCTATTTTGCAGAACAATCACTAAAAGTGAAGTCGTGTACTCGTAATAATTACTAAGAAATTACCAAGTGGCAGTGGAGTTATTTGATGATACCTGGCTCATTTTTGGGCGCTTTCTTGCAGAATGACGAATGCTGGCTGCAGCACAAGCTATCATTCTTTGCATCTCTTGATGATTGTAGTTATTCTCCAACATTGGATCGACCAACTCGTTGTAATTGCCTGTGTCCAATGAAGTAATCATAAGTGGTCGAGCCTGTCCATCACACAAACACAAATATTATATCTATTGACACAGAATAACACAAGATGGCAAGTATTTCAAGAACTTTGTTGAAACTCGAAAGGTTTATTCTGAAGAGCATTTTAGTCGAACTTAGATAGCAAAAGAGAGAGCACAAACCCAGTCCACCAAGCTATCTTCCATTGCACTTGAAGGATCTACAGGTTTCTTCCCTGTTATGAGTTCCAAGAGCATGACTCCGTATGAGAAAACATCAGATTTATCAGTCAGCTTGCCGCTTGATGCATACTCAGGAGCCAAGTACCTGCATTCGTATTGGAGAAGTTATTAGGGGGGTGAATTCATTTTAAGTATCTCTTCTCTTTGACAGATAAGAATGTTTCGAAAACTAGTTTAATAGTCCACGGGAGGTTTATTTCCCGAAACTTTCTCTCATATCATCATATTAACAGTAACAGCTTTAtcattttccaaaaggaaaataaatgctCAAGACTTTGCCAAATAGCTTCGAAAATGATTCTACTCCACCCTCAACTCACAAAAGAATGCATTATCACAGCTTACCCGAAAGTACCCATGACACGGGTAGATACATGAGTATAATTGTCAGAAGACAGCTTAGCCAGTCCGAAATCAGCAACCTGAATATGCAAAAGAGCATGATCAACTAGTTTAGTCAACATGTTTTGATGGAGCTACTGCTATAGGGCTATCGTACGTATagaataaagaataaatctAGTTCTATCAGGAGAAGGTACCATGGCTTCAAAGTTGTTGTCAATGAGGATGTTAGCCGCTTTAATATCACGGTGGATTATCCGAGGATGGCCTGCACATATTTTTCAACTAAGTAACAGAAAAATCTGGGGGCACCTATATATGTGCATGGGAGAGAAAGGGAGTGTAGAATTTCTTACAGTCTTCATGAAGGTAAGCAAGACCTTTGGCAGAGCCTAATGCAATACGGAGCCTAGTTGGCCAATCCATGACTGGAAGACCCTTTCCTGCAAAACGAAAGTTTGAGATTATCttgttaattcattttttttttttgcaaaatttcgTTGTGTGAGGTTTTGCTGATGCATATCAGGAAGGCTTGACATATTGTCCAACATCTAGAGCCTATGCATTCTTTTGTCAAATCTAGATCTATTGATGCCTTAAGATTGGACAGGCTTCTCTTTAATCTTAGAAACAAGAAACTTAACAAGTGAGAGGTACCATAAAAGCAGAAGCGGAATCAGAAACTTACCATGAAGGTGATGTTCCAAGGTCTTGTTGGGAACAAACTCATAGACCAACATTCTTTGACCTCCAGCAATACAATAACCAACAAGTGACACAAGATGTCGATGATGGACACGACTAATGATATCAACTTCAGCCTGGAATTCTCGCTCTCCCTGTCCACTACCTAACTTTAAGCTCTTAACTGCAATATCCTTTCCATTAGGCAACACACCTTTGTGCACATAACCGAACCCTCCTTGACCCAATAGATTAGCTTGATCGAACCCGTTTGTAGCTGCTGCTAACTCATCATATGTGAAGGTACTTTTGTTGAACCCAAGAGCAATATTAGGTGATGGAGGCGGCAAGGGGGGGCGGTATGGACCAGAGTAATTGGAGCTCATATCACTACTGTTCATCATCGGTGGAGGTGGTGCGGGCCAGCCAGACCCCATTGGACCTGGTGATTGGGATAGCTTCATACCATGTTCTGTTGGGAGACCATTGTGCCAGTTTGATTGCTGTGGGCTGTTATAAGAAAATTGTTCACTTCCTGTGCATGAACATAGTATATGATCAACGAACGATTGGATTGATTTCTAATTGGAGCAAAAATACAGAAACAAGATTCAGGAATAATCTCTTTAAGTATTCAACCAGATTTTTACTTGGCCGCTCTTCAAAAATGTTCCACGTATATATAAAGGAGTCTTTGGCCTCTTTATTTCATCGCAGTTAGAATTGAGCAACAAACTAAGAAGCTTTTCATGCGTAACATTCTGAATCTTAAATTAGACTCTCCAGGTTAAAATATACTAACCCCTTCTCCCATAACAGTTAGTAAAAGGAAACAATTAGCTCGAACCATTCTGAAATCGGATGAACCATTTTAAATCTTCTTTCCAAGATATAACAGGGAGGTCAGGTCTTGGAActttttctatttgaaaattaagaaaGCACGTAAAGCATACTATCAGAAAACATGGTTTTTCGTACATTTGCAGTTGAGACGATGCAATCCAACCATGATGATTGGTAGTGTTGTAATGCAATCAATCGTGATAGAAATGATTTACTAAGACATGAGGTTTAATGATTTAGCATCTGTACCTCCTTGAGGATTTTCTCCATAATAATGCATATTTTTTCGCTTCTTCCTGCGCGAACAATATGCACATATGAAAATCATGGCAATAAGGAATATCCCAACACCAACCGCCACCCCAACAACAATTTTCATCTGATCCGAAGAACCTCCACTATTTGATGAATtcggaggaggtggtggtggtgataatgATCTAGAATTGGGTGGAGGAGGTGGTGACAATGATCTAGAATTGGGTGGAGGAGGTGGCGAAGCATTGCTGCGTTTAGGAGGGGGTGGAGGAGGAGAATCACTAGtaggtggtggaggtggtggaggagaTGATGCATCTGGTGGTGGAGAATCCGACTGaggtgggggtgggggtggtgAATTCTCAGGTGGGGGTGATGAGgctggtggaggaggaggggaGCCAGAATCTGGTGAGGGAGCATCAGGGGTTGTagacatgtttcttttttatatcatgaaGAAGAACTTCCGGCCAAAAGGTTATCTGGTGCCGAAACACTCTTTAAAAACACGCCGGAAACTCTACGTATCCCCTAAGTGCTCTTCTCAAGATTTTTTACGATCCCTGAAAATATTAATGACAGAATCAGAAGAAATCAAGTGAATCACAACACATATTCTAACATGCattcaagaaatataacaaaacaaaagtagTCATGTTTATTTTAAGGCTGCCCCTAACAAAGCATGATCATGGCTATTCTCCTTCAACCACCTTCATGTCTTCACTAGTTCTTCTTTCCTACGAGATTTTATGGGGATATCACATGTAATTTCTAACATTTCCCTTCTGTTGATCCCCCTGGAATATCAtcttacgttttttttttattattattattgtaaatcaAGTACTGGACggagaataaaattataaacggAGAAAAATACCTGAATGAAGAAGATAGGTAGGATCTCAGAGgtaagagaagaaaaggggtTGCTTGGCAGAATTCCAATTCTAGAAAGAGATACCTGTAACCTCCTACAAAGGaggacctctctctctctctccccccttcTTGTGTCTCCAACCCTAGAAGTTGGTTACTTTTTTTACCATTTCTTTGCTGTATTCCTGCTTTCCCCTCGTTGAACCAATAACTTTCCTAGGACATAGTAGCAAATATTAAGGTTCAAATATAAAGCTGTCCACCATTGATGGTTTTCTTCACACTTGTAAGAAGCACAGCCTCAGAGACAAAACATTTTAGCAAAGCTTTCGGTTGATCCACAAGAGGCAtggttaattataaaaatgaagtcCAAGAATAACGAGGCATGCATATGGTAAAAACTCAATCTGGcaaaatcaagcaaaacatTATTTCCTCTAGCCAGCTGCAGCTACTTTTCAGGGTAGCCCTTGGAAATCGTAATTATGACTAATGAGATCATTCCAGCCATGATTTTCCCCTAATATAGCATTTGCTCCGGTGCCTTGTCATCCTTAATTTGATCTATATATAGAAAGCTAAGCATTGAAATAATTACAATTGATGCCAGATACAGTATACCTCGGCCATTGCCATGCAAACTATATCAAACGTTTTGTAATTACAAAAGGGTATAAATGcaataaattattagaaaagatAAATGTAAAGACAGCCACTACCGATCTTTTAAGTTGGCAAGGACTTCAGAATAATTGCAAACCCTTCGTCAggaaaatttctttctttacctttaaacaaatatatatagatggCGGCGTTCTTCTTCAGCTTTGTTcatcaaataaagaacaaaagaatATTTTCTACAAGTGCATCATCCAATATCTTCGAAAAGACCATCGGTAACAGCGGAACATGTATTGCAAATGGAACATGGTGGCGTTTATGAATCTCTATCATAGCTAGTTTATTAACCCGTCGCAACAGTGATAGCACATCAGAGAAACGAAAATTTACATCATTCAATCATAATGCTTTAAAAGCACCAGCGTCAAGTCAAAGTACCCTATGAAGAACTGGGATTCAAACTTCAAAAGGAAATTCTATGTTTAACTTCCACCAAATTCAGAATTTGAGCAGAAGTCATGTCTGATGCTTCACaagaacaaatatatatatatatatatatatagtcaataATCCTGATACATCCATCCTTGAATCAATAAATTCAGGTTGGGAGAGACTTGTGGATTAACTGTGGATCAAATCTCACGGACACTAAGCTGCGTCATGCATGAAATGGCCGACAGGTGCAAAAGCTGTTCACGTACGGAAAATACTTCACAAAACCATCAGTCCTGGCATCACTTACCCATTCCATCCTATGTTCTCTTGCATGATAAGCAATCACTTTCGTCCCAAGAGTAATGATCAGTGTGTCATCATTCACAAATGCCAAAGCCCGGCACTCTCCATCTACAAGGTGTCCCAAGGACTCGGAATGAAGAGGAATTATACACTGCAGGCTCATGTCCATATTCCCGTAGACCTCAATTGACCATGCATCATCTTCTTTGTGAGGCAAGAGGTAGCATAACTCCCCCCGCATAACTGTCAAAGCACCAGTTGGTTTTCTTCTTGGTGGGAGACTGACAATCCCATACACTTCTTCCTTTAAATCGAAAACCAGAACTGCACCTGATTCGGTTTCCCAATAGACAAATCCTCTGGTGTAGAAACCATCACCATTCAGAGGCAGAGCATCCAGCTCCAAGCATACAGCATTGGAGACTCTCCAAGAGTTTGTCCTTGAAGAGTATATTTCAAACTGAAGAGCTTCCCAGTCAGGTAAAGTGACCGCACAAATAAGCTCGTATTGCGCTTCAAAGTTGAGGATATCAGGTTCAAAGGCAAGTGCTATGGCTGTTTCAGGTCCATGATATAAATTTGGCTTTGGAACCATCCTCCATCCCTCAGTCACAGGGTTGCAGATGTAGTAGGCATTGTCTCCAAGGCGGCTTTGGCAGCCAAGTAAACCATTGCAAGAGGTTCTTACGTCAACAGGTTCAGGCAAGAAACAGAGAGTGGGGTTAGGAACGCCATAAGCAACTGGATTGAGTGACATGAAGGAGGGACTCTCGCCAGGAAACTGACAGAAAAGACCAGAAATATGCCTGAAGTGGTTTGTCTGCGTGTGGACAAAAAAGGGACTGTTTATCCACCTAAGCCACTCTTTAGAAACAGTCTTGAACCTGCATAAGGACTTGGCTGGAAggaaacacagagcatactgcCTAACAACATCTTGAATTTCCATGTCCTCCTTCTGCTTTATGTGGTCAGGAAACTTAACACAGTTTTCCGAACTACTGTAAGAACTGGACTTGTATGAACAACTTGGAATCTGTAAACGAAGAAAAGAGCGGCTATTAAAGAATTTGCAAACGAAGGAAAAGATAATTAATAGTCTCCATAAAACcatcacaacaacaaaaaatacac is a genomic window of Populus alba chromosome 5, ASM523922v2, whole genome shotgun sequence containing:
- the LOC118029801 gene encoding proline-rich receptor-like protein kinase PERK5; the encoded protein is MSTTPDAPSPDSGSPPPPPASSPPPENSPPPPPPQSDSPPPDASSPPPPPPPTSDSPPPPPPKRSNASPPPPPNSRSLSPPPPPNSRSLSPPPPPPNSSNSGGSSDQMKIVVGVAVGVGIFLIAMIFICAYCSRRKKRKNMHYYGENPQGGSEQFSYNSPQQSNWHNGLPTEHGMKLSQSPGPMGSGWPAPPPPMMNSSDMSSNYSGPYRPPLPPPSPNIALGFNKSTFTYDELAAATNGFDQANLLGQGGFGYVHKGVLPNGKDIAVKSLKLGSGQGEREFQAEVDIISRVHHRHLVSLVGYCIAGGQRMLVYEFVPNKTLEHHLHGKGLPVMDWPTRLRIALGSAKGLAYLHEDCHPRIIHRDIKAANILIDNNFEAMVADFGLAKLSSDNYTHVSTRVMGTFGYLAPEYASSGKLTDKSDVFSYGVMLLELITGKKPVDPSSAMEDSLVDWARPLMITSLDTGNYNELVDPMLENNYNHQEMQRMIACAAASIRHSARKRPKMSQVSRALEGDVLLDDLNEGTKPGQSSVFSGSNGSADYDASSYNADMKRFRQVALNSQEFGSNELGTSSNESPDKLQRGETKYLRGPNDFLPCL
- the LOC118030021 gene encoding F-box protein At5g49610; protein product: MAELVDKQMEETEDDPIMPDEVDSSEGSLQPNISISSLTLMDGGSAGSHEMIPSCSYKSSSYSSSENCVKFPDHIKQKEDMEIQDVVRQYALCFLPAKSLCRFKTVSKEWLRWINSPFFVHTQTNHFRHISGLFCQFPGESPSFMSLNPVAYGVPNPTLCFLPEPVDVRTSCNGLLGCQSRLGDNAYYICNPVTEGWRMVPKPNLYHGPETAIALAFEPDILNFEAQYELICAVTLPDWEALQFEIYSSRTNSWRVSNAVCLELDALPLNGDGFYTRGFVYWETESGAVLVFDLKEEVYGIVSLPPRRKPTGALTVMRGELCYLLPHKEDDAWSIEVYGNMDMSLQCIIPLHSESLGHLVDGECRALAFVNDDTLIITLGTKVIAYHAREHRMEWVSDARTDGFVKYFPYVNSFCTCRPFHA